The following are encoded together in the Nitrospiraceae bacterium genome:
- a CDS encoding lipid-binding SYLF domain-containing protein, with translation MRYDTLIILLLSLIVGLSLQPSMAWAGKSAEAAEIDREADAALKKLLADTPEAETFREDAKGILIFPSITKGGFIVGAHYGKGALKKNGATVGYYSTTAASYGLQAGVQSFGYVLFFMNDKALEYLDNSSGWEVGVGPSIVVVDKGAGKSVTTTTGRSDVYAFIFSQQGLMAGLGLQGSKITKIEP, from the coding sequence TCGCTTCAACCGTCGATGGCATGGGCAGGAAAGTCGGCTGAGGCGGCCGAGATCGACCGTGAGGCGGATGCGGCCCTCAAGAAATTGCTGGCGGATACGCCGGAAGCGGAGACGTTTCGAGAGGATGCCAAGGGCATCCTCATCTTTCCGAGTATCACGAAGGGTGGCTTTATTGTTGGGGCTCACTATGGGAAAGGTGCCCTCAAAAAAAATGGGGCAACGGTCGGGTATTACAGTACCACGGCTGCATCCTACGGTCTGCAGGCCGGCGTGCAATCGTTCGGCTACGTCCTGTTCTTCATGAACGACAAGGCGTTGGAGTATCTAGACAATAGCTCGGGGTGGGAGGTCGGGGTCGGTCCCAGTATCGTGGTCGTGGATAAAGGCGCGGGGAAGAGCGTGACGACAACGACAGGACGGAGCGATGTCTATGCCTTCATCTTCAGCCAGCAGGGGCTGATGGCGGGCTTGGGGTTGCAGGGCTCAAAGATCACCAAAATTGAGCCGTAG
- a CDS encoding helix-turn-helix domain-containing protein yields the protein MLWTVKDLAHRLNIKPSTVYSWATHGRIPCLKIHGALRFRREEIERWLESLRVQQPLTAPSDPHTALDVLIARTKQHAYTPPPRGSQTRSSLIRKEETDGAL from the coding sequence ATGTTGTGGACTGTGAAAGACCTCGCACACAGGTTGAACATCAAACCCTCGACGGTCTACTCGTGGGCGACGCACGGACGGATTCCCTGTCTCAAGATTCATGGCGCGCTCCGGTTCCGTCGTGAGGAGATCGAGCGCTGGCTGGAGTCGCTCCGAGTGCAGCAGCCACTCACCGCACCAAGCGACCCTCACACAGCGCTCGATGTCCTCATTGCTCGGACGAAACAGCACGCCTATACTCCTCCTCCACGGGGAAGCCAGACCAGATCAAGCCTCATCAGGAAGGAGGAAACGGATGGGGCTCTATAA
- a CDS encoding site-specific integrase, with product MGLYKRHRVWWMSFTYNGEQIRRSTGTTNKRLAEAICSKVRVKIIEGQYFDRGEEQDRTVGEMMERYFRERVAGGNRHSERRARSILTNLRSVFGSKTLAAVTPKEIATYKANRHQQGAKPATIAKELGLMKAAYNVAIREWEWCRENPVCRVMFGRIRNARVRYLDDGTFERVVKACPAWLQPIVLIARYTGMRRENVVMLQWSQVDLHRKLIVLESTKNGDRLGVPLCDPVMTILQKLRGTRLNPFGPVFTRLDGEPLTGDAVGIAFGRVCRRIGIEDFRFHDLRHTFASSLVQQGVDLYHVQRLLGHRDGRMTQRYAHLAPENLRDAIQVFNRGNHKISTQAADRSESMALSPWK from the coding sequence ATGGGGCTCTATAAGCGACACCGTGTTTGGTGGATGAGTTTCACATACAACGGAGAACAGATTCGCCGTTCGACCGGCACAACCAATAAGCGATTAGCTGAGGCAATCTGCTCAAAAGTCAGAGTCAAGATCATTGAAGGCCAATACTTCGACCGAGGGGAAGAGCAGGATCGGACCGTCGGAGAAATGATGGAGCGGTATTTTCGAGAGCGGGTTGCTGGTGGGAATCGTCATAGTGAGCGGCGAGCCCGCTCCATTCTTACCAACTTGCGCTCGGTGTTCGGCTCAAAAACACTCGCTGCGGTCACGCCGAAAGAAATTGCCACGTATAAGGCAAACCGTCACCAGCAAGGGGCCAAACCGGCAACGATCGCCAAAGAACTGGGGCTCATGAAGGCGGCCTACAACGTGGCTATTCGGGAATGGGAATGGTGCCGAGAGAATCCGGTCTGCCGGGTGATGTTTGGACGAATTCGGAATGCTCGCGTCCGGTATCTCGACGACGGGACGTTTGAACGGGTCGTCAAGGCATGTCCGGCCTGGCTCCAGCCCATCGTCCTGATCGCGCGCTACACCGGCATGCGGCGGGAGAACGTCGTGATGCTTCAGTGGTCGCAGGTGGATTTACACCGGAAGTTGATTGTCCTTGAGTCCACCAAAAATGGCGATCGGCTCGGGGTGCCCCTGTGTGATCCTGTGATGACCATCTTGCAAAAGTTAAGGGGCACGAGATTGAACCCCTTCGGACCTGTGTTCACTCGGCTGGATGGAGAACCCCTGACAGGTGATGCCGTGGGGATCGCCTTCGGGCGAGTCTGTCGTCGGATTGGGATTGAGGATTTCCGCTTTCACGATCTACGACACACGTTTGCGTCGAGCTTGGTGCAGCAAGGTGTGGATCTGTACCATGTACAGCGACTGTTAGGGCACCGAGATGGTCGGATGACCCAACGTTACGCGCATCTGGCACCTGAAAATCTGCGTGACGCGATCCAGGTGTTCAATCGCGGTAATCACAAAATTAGCACACAGGCAGCGGACCGCTCTGAGAGCATGGCACTAAGTCCTTGGAAATAA
- a CDS encoding MerR family transcriptional regulator, translating into MNTYRIHIVAKLTGLSKDVIRVWERRYELVKPLRSANRYREYTDQDVTLLRFLKEELDRGQTIGALALEGRDSLLQRMRTSGIPTTQELQPHASLLDELVKLLDPLDKTRFERKLNGAVAVIPFEEALQRILLPLQRRVGELWHEGRVSIAVEHYVTKLVQQKLFSVTNQLPVNEFGPRVLVACPEGEPHEIGAQAVAYIAATRGCHVYYLGPNLPISDLQTFCERVEPDLVLLSLTEVKSDAVVRQLLQELESLSMRWAVAIGGQGALAIEHLLLNSKVTVIHDLVALHTRLMGLLAKRTFH; encoded by the coding sequence ATGAATACTTATAGAATTCATATAGTTGCGAAGCTAACAGGTCTCTCGAAGGATGTGATAAGGGTCTGGGAGAGGCGGTATGAACTAGTCAAACCTTTGCGCAGCGCAAACCGCTATAGAGAATACACGGACCAAGATGTGACGCTCCTTCGATTCCTGAAAGAGGAACTGGATCGCGGCCAGACGATCGGCGCGCTCGCATTAGAGGGGCGCGATTCGTTACTCCAACGAATGCGGACCAGCGGGATTCCCACCACGCAAGAACTGCAGCCGCACGCGAGTCTCCTCGACGAACTGGTTAAGCTCCTCGATCCGCTCGATAAAACCCGCTTCGAAAGGAAGCTCAATGGGGCAGTAGCGGTCATCCCGTTTGAAGAGGCGCTGCAGAGAATCCTGCTTCCGCTGCAACGCCGTGTTGGAGAGCTATGGCACGAAGGACGAGTGAGTATTGCGGTGGAACACTATGTGACAAAACTCGTTCAGCAGAAGTTATTTTCAGTCACGAACCAACTTCCAGTAAACGAATTCGGGCCGCGTGTTCTGGTTGCATGTCCGGAAGGTGAGCCCCATGAGATTGGTGCACAGGCTGTGGCATATATCGCCGCCACGCGGGGTTGCCATGTCTATTATCTCGGACCGAACCTTCCCATTTCCGATCTTCAGACATTCTGTGAGCGTGTCGAACCTGATCTGGTTCTTCTGTCTCTGACTGAGGTGAAGTCGGACGCAGTGGTACGACAACTTCTCCAAGAACTCGAATCTCTATCGATGCGCTGGGCTGTTGCGATTGGCGGACAAGGCGCACTTGCTATCGAGCATCTCTTGCTCAATAGCAAGGTCACAGTTATACATGATCTGGTTGCCCTCCACACCAGACTCATGGGGTTGCTAGCAAAGCGAACTTTCCATTGA
- a CDS encoding formylglycine-generating enzyme family protein has translation MRSQMVLQAGLGVLLAVGSASLATADKPNTDKDMVKIPRSEFTMGSHEHADEAPHQVVLDSYLIDKYEVSNARFKEFMKATGHPAPAYWDDPRLSKPNQPVVGVSWNDANAFCIWEGKRLPTEAEWERAAKGPEGDNHYPWGHKLDPQKANYGQNVGRTMPVDSYPEGVSGFGVYNMAGNVFEWVADWYDPKYYKESLALNPQGPDKGYNFANQGPVKVLRGGSWLAPETSLHTSHRFWNQPDNNSYGVGLGFRCAKSAPAISDESIQAGRDAFIAALVAMGAEKHADAMASIEKALAADPGNKEYLATRDLIKKNMKKKH, from the coding sequence ATGCGGAGTCAAATGGTTCTTCAGGCAGGATTAGGCGTTTTGTTGGCAGTTGGTTCTGCTTCTCTGGCCACGGCGGACAAGCCGAATACCGACAAGGATATGGTCAAGATCCCTCGATCCGAATTTACGATGGGGAGTCATGAACATGCGGATGAGGCCCCGCACCAAGTGGTGTTGGACAGCTACCTGATCGATAAGTACGAGGTCTCAAATGCGCGATTCAAAGAATTCATGAAGGCCACCGGGCATCCGGCTCCTGCGTATTGGGATGATCCGCGACTCAGCAAACCCAATCAGCCAGTCGTCGGTGTGAGTTGGAACGATGCCAATGCCTTTTGCATCTGGGAAGGCAAGCGACTGCCGACCGAGGCGGAATGGGAGCGGGCGGCGAAGGGTCCGGAGGGCGACAATCACTACCCGTGGGGACATAAGCTCGATCCGCAGAAAGCCAATTATGGACAGAACGTCGGTCGGACCATGCCGGTGGACTCCTACCCTGAAGGTGTCAGCGGATTTGGGGTGTACAACATGGCAGGAAACGTCTTCGAATGGGTCGCTGACTGGTATGACCCAAAGTACTATAAGGAGAGCCTCGCCCTGAATCCGCAAGGGCCGGATAAAGGATACAACTTCGCGAATCAGGGGCCTGTGAAGGTACTGCGCGGGGGCTCCTGGCTGGCGCCGGAGACCTCGTTGCACACAAGCCACCGGTTCTGGAACCAGCCCGACAACAACTCCTATGGAGTAGGCCTCGGGTTCCGTTGCGCGAAGTCGGCTCCCGCCATCTCTGACGAATCGATCCAGGCGGGACGTGACGCTTTCATTGCCGCCCTTGTTGCAATGGGAGCGGAAAAACACGCGGACGCAATGGCCTCAATTGAAAAGGCTCTGGCTGCCGATCCGGGGAACAAGGAATATCTGGCCACCCGTGATCTCATCAAGAAGAACATGAAGAAGAAACACTAA
- a CDS encoding formylglycine-generating enzyme family protein produces MKSASDNGPLCRTLCVVIVISTCTLSPALAASADRKEIDPVPMVMIPAGEFLMGSPEGQGRADERPQRSVYLDAFAIDQVEVTNKRYMAFVTATGHRSPPNPYGTGPLVSIKGIEQLPVVQTTWYDAKAYCSWAKKRLPTEAEWEKAARGTDGRLYPWGNEPATLKRANFDREWEEDKTLYPVGSLLGGDSPYGVKDMAGNAREWVADWYDGDYYKLAPVRNPQGPDKKGVVRSIRGGSWHSPVGDITTTARGRGGFALQTHGTGFRCASSLDGDQQK; encoded by the coding sequence ATGAAATCTGCCTCTGATAACGGACCGCTGTGCCGAACACTTTGTGTGGTGATCGTGATTTCAACTTGTACCCTGAGTCCGGCGCTGGCAGCGTCAGCGGATCGGAAAGAGATTGATCCGGTCCCCATGGTGATGATTCCAGCCGGAGAGTTCTTGATGGGCAGTCCGGAAGGACAAGGGCGCGCCGATGAGCGGCCTCAACGGTCAGTGTACCTCGACGCGTTCGCAATTGATCAAGTCGAAGTGACCAATAAACGGTATATGGCCTTCGTCACAGCAACGGGCCATCGCAGTCCGCCGAACCCATACGGAACGGGCCCGTTGGTGTCCATCAAAGGCATTGAGCAACTCCCTGTCGTGCAAACAACTTGGTACGACGCCAAGGCCTACTGTAGTTGGGCCAAGAAGCGACTGCCGACGGAGGCGGAATGGGAAAAGGCAGCTCGTGGCACGGACGGCCGGCTGTACCCCTGGGGCAACGAACCGGCCACATTGAAGCGTGCCAACTTCGACCGCGAATGGGAGGAAGACAAGACCTTATATCCGGTTGGATCGCTGCTGGGAGGCGACTCGCCGTACGGGGTGAAAGACATGGCCGGCAATGCCAGAGAGTGGGTTGCCGACTGGTACGACGGGGACTACTACAAACTGGCACCGGTTCGGAATCCACAAGGACCCGACAAAAAGGGGGTCGTCCGGTCGATCCGCGGTGGATCTTGGCACAGCCCAGTGGGTGATATCACCACCACCGCGAGAGGTCGTGGTGGGTTTGCGTTGCAGACCCACGGAACCGGTTTCCGCTGCGCGAGTAGTCTGGATGGTGATCAACAGAAATAG